A stretch of the Amycolatopsis sp. BJA-103 genome encodes the following:
- a CDS encoding helix-turn-helix domain-containing protein encodes MSHSIAGTGGTAVEETPSSDDEFWKSRLPDRRLARWVSFYLAFQRIAPVPETRTVAALNSVVVVIDLDTPVRHPVAGSPLEKASPVVGLSTKPMVYTRVGRERGVIVELTPLGARALFGLPLREIGQTSVGLDDLLGARARFLWEELQEARDSNHRFRILDRRLSSWLLDEPELPNSLDRSWCNLTISGGAVKIDDLAERAGLSRQHLATRFHREIGLPPKAVGRIARCHYAIRLLTGTNPPSLPALAAQCGYTDQAHLNRDFRLLIGSTPTALRSPGTTTDLHIGSLISLRPTPPTGTNLEAGRPLSWSEPQPLSSITSRSAAAGPPD; translated from the coding sequence ATGTCGCACAGCATCGCCGGAACTGGGGGAACAGCAGTGGAGGAGACTCCGTCGTCCGACGACGAGTTCTGGAAGTCCCGGTTACCGGATCGCCGGCTGGCGCGCTGGGTCAGTTTCTACCTGGCTTTTCAGCGAATCGCACCGGTGCCGGAGACGCGGACCGTGGCGGCGCTGAACTCGGTCGTGGTGGTCATCGATCTGGACACACCGGTTCGGCATCCGGTGGCCGGATCACCGCTGGAAAAGGCTTCCCCTGTCGTCGGGCTGTCGACCAAGCCGATGGTCTACACGCGAGTGGGCCGGGAGCGGGGGGTCATCGTCGAGTTGACCCCGCTGGGCGCCCGAGCGCTCTTCGGCCTGCCACTGCGGGAAATCGGCCAAACCAGCGTGGGTCTCGACGATCTCCTGGGCGCACGAGCCAGATTTCTCTGGGAAGAACTGCAGGAGGCCCGGGATTCGAACCACCGGTTCCGGATCCTCGACCGCCGGTTGTCGAGCTGGCTTCTGGACGAACCGGAACTACCGAACTCGCTCGACCGCAGCTGGTGCAACCTGACGATATCGGGCGGTGCCGTCAAGATCGACGACCTCGCGGAACGGGCAGGCCTGAGTCGGCAACATCTGGCCACTCGCTTCCACCGGGAGATCGGGCTACCGCCGAAAGCCGTCGGGCGGATAGCCCGATGCCACTACGCCATCCGGCTCCTGACAGGCACCAACCCGCCATCACTACCCGCGCTCGCCGCCCAATGCGGATACACCGACCAGGCGCACCTCAACCGCGACTTTCGCCTGCTCATCGGTTCCACCCCGACAGCCCTGCGGAGCCCCGGGACCACGACCGACCTCCACATTGGCAGCCTCATCAGCCTGCGCCCCACACCGCCGACCGGCACGAACCTGGAAGCAGGACGCCCTCTCTCCTGGTCCGAACCACAGCCGCTATCCAGCATTACCTCACGGTCCGCCGCGGCCGGTCCACCGGACTGA